A genomic segment from Diospyros lotus cultivar Yz01 chromosome 5, ASM1463336v1, whole genome shotgun sequence encodes:
- the LOC127802373 gene encoding uncharacterized protein LOC127802373 — protein MFDLYRYCIRKTEMVIPPPVRPERITKFLKPCVLKMHFTNKFVTPQAIHTPTATVASAAGSQEKALKSSLKSTRDVGQLATAALVSGGGDCLLLKDIPAVSVFLKRDQRYVPW, from the coding sequence ATGTTTGATTTGTATCGATACTGTATTCGCAAAACAGAAATGGTCATTCCTCCGCCTGTTAGACCAGAAAGAATCACAAAGTTTCTTAAACCATGTGTCTTGAAGATGCACTTCACAAACAagtttgtaacaccccaagcAATCCACACACCGACTGCTACAGTAGCCTCCGCTGCAGGTTCACAGGAGAAGGCACTGAAGTCGAGCTTAAAATCTACTAGGGACGTGGGGCAGTTAGCAACTGCGGCCTTGGTGAGCGGTGGGGGCGACTGCCTGCTGCTGAAGGATATCCCTGCTGTTTCTGTTTTCTTAAAGAGAGATCAGAGGTACGTACCATGGTAA
- the LOC127802374 gene encoding bidirectional sugar transporter SWEET17-like — translation METLSFCVGITGDIISVLLFLSPAGTFWRIVKQRSTEEFDSLPYICTLLSSSLWTYYGITRPGSYLVAAVNAFGVVVETVYVSLFLLFAPPKMRARTAILAGILDVGFLLAVILVTHLAMEGDTRIDAIGLLGAGLNVVMYGSPLAAMVPNGAGFILGIAQLLLYAVYQVQGSSSSSSSKPYSRRSSKTISSSSSSHHDDDHNHHAQPLLSSSSTTTDPIHIY, via the exons ATGGAAACCCTAAGTTTCTGCGTTGGAATAACTG GCGACATCATCTCAGTATTGCTCTTTCTTTCCCCAGC AGGGACGTTCTGGCGGATAGTGAAGCAGCGATCAACGGAGGAGTTCGACAGCCTTCCATACATCTGCACGTTGCTCAGCTCATCGCTATGGACTTACTACGGGATTACGCGGCCGGGGAGCTATCTCGTCGCCGCCGTCAACGCTTTCGGAGTCGTCGTCGAGACCGTCTATGTATCGCTGTTTCTGCTGTTCGCTCCTCCAAAAATGAGG GCTAGGACGGCGATTCTTGCTGGGATCTTGGACGTGGGGTTCCTACTGGCTGTGATTCTAGTAACTCATTTGGCAATGGAGGGGGATACGAGGATTGATGCGATTGGGCTCCTGGGTGCTGGCCTCAATGTTGTCATGTATGGTTCACCTCTTGCTGCCATG GTACCAAATGGAGCTGGGTTTATTCTTGGGATAGCTCAGCTGCTGCTCTACGCCGTGTACCAGGTCCAgggatcatcatcatcatcatcatcaaaaccatactCCCGCAGATCATCAAAGAccatttcttcatcatcatcatctcatCATGATGATGATCACAATCATCATGCGCAGCCCctcctatcttcttcttccacaacAACTGATCCAattcatatatattaa